A single Dechloromonas denitrificans DNA region contains:
- a CDS encoding ABC transporter substrate-binding protein, producing MKRISICLVVLAALFGCGEKPGEAPTKPLARPFEGQSISLIVPKLDARLIRGPILDEVENFQEKTGAKVRVLTPGWNETIEKIDESLKSADANFDIYVVISMWSGTLLSGGYVEPVPEAIKRKIDWDDVLPIYRNTVLSWNNVAYGLPYDGDCINLYYRKDIFANPEFQARFKKKYKYDLAPPATWKAYRDIAEFFTGWDWNGNGKPGYGVAGNRVKGDISMLQFFAQAAAFAKHPDDPAYYFDPDTLKPRINNPGFVRALQVWVDTLKYGPPGMVNFAGHDVRNSFVSGQTVMAIDWADMGVHAVNSPASVVKDKIGYSQIPGSGEVFNAISGHWDERPNQVSSISGNWTFFVSKASKNKALAFEFAAHMTSKALTKKLTAISGTAVNPSRRSHFEDPASWNQSGFSTESAKAYLEEITQSLSNANVVYDITIPGAGEYYRVADEFVAKAVNREMKPKEALDRAAEEWEKITERLGRDKQIAYYKASLNVNR from the coding sequence ATGAAACGAATCAGCATCTGCCTTGTCGTCCTTGCCGCCTTGTTTGGTTGTGGCGAGAAACCAGGCGAAGCGCCGACCAAGCCGTTGGCGCGACCTTTCGAAGGGCAATCGATTTCGCTGATTGTGCCCAAACTCGATGCCCGTCTGATTCGCGGGCCGATTCTCGATGAAGTCGAGAATTTCCAGGAGAAGACCGGTGCCAAGGTCCGGGTGCTGACGCCGGGCTGGAACGAGACTATCGAGAAAATCGATGAGTCGCTGAAGTCGGCGGATGCTAATTTCGACATCTACGTCGTCATTTCGATGTGGAGCGGCACGCTTCTCAGTGGTGGGTATGTCGAGCCGGTTCCTGAAGCGATCAAGCGGAAGATCGACTGGGACGATGTGCTGCCGATCTACCGCAATACGGTCTTGTCATGGAATAACGTCGCCTACGGCTTGCCTTATGATGGCGATTGCATAAATCTCTATTACCGCAAGGATATTTTCGCCAACCCGGAGTTTCAGGCGCGATTCAAGAAAAAGTACAAATATGACCTGGCGCCACCCGCAACGTGGAAAGCCTATCGCGACATTGCCGAGTTTTTCACCGGCTGGGACTGGAATGGCAATGGCAAGCCGGGCTATGGCGTTGCCGGCAACCGGGTCAAGGGCGATATCTCGATGCTCCAGTTCTTTGCCCAGGCGGCGGCTTTTGCCAAGCATCCCGACGATCCTGCCTACTACTTCGACCCCGATACCTTAAAGCCGCGGATCAACAATCCTGGATTCGTCCGGGCTTTGCAGGTGTGGGTCGACACGCTGAAATATGGCCCGCCGGGCATGGTCAATTTTGCCGGCCACGACGTCCGCAACAGTTTCGTTTCCGGGCAGACGGTGATGGCTATCGATTGGGCCGACATGGGCGTGCATGCGGTCAACTCGCCGGCCTCGGTGGTCAAGGACAAGATCGGCTACAGCCAGATTCCGGGCAGTGGCGAAGTTTTCAACGCGATAAGCGGCCACTGGGACGAGCGGCCGAATCAGGTCTCTTCGATCAGCGGCAACTGGACTTTCTTCGTCAGCAAGGCTTCGAAGAACAAAGCCCTGGCCTTTGAGTTTGCCGCCCACATGACCTCGAAAGCACTGACCAAAAAACTGACGGCGATCAGCGGAACCGCGGTCAACCCGTCGCGTCGCTCGCATTTTGAAGATCCCGCCTCGTGGAATCAGTCAGGATTTTCGACCGAGTCGGCCAAAGCCTATCTTGAGGAAATCACCCAGTCGCTATCGAACGCGAATGTCGTCTACGACATAACCATTCCCGGTGCCGGGGAGTATTACCGTGTCGCCGACGAGTTCGTCGCCAAGGCGGTCAACCGCGAGATGAAGCCGAAAGAGGCGCTCGACCGGGCGGCCGAGGAATGGGAGAAGATTACCGAGCGGCTTGGCCGGGACAAGCAGATTGCCTACTACAAGGCCTCGCTGAACGTGAATCGATAA
- the def gene encoding peptide deformylase: MTVRAILRMGDPILTQLAAPVLRFDTPELRQLLDDMFETMRAADGVGLAAPQIGVGLQVVIFGFETSERYPDAESVPQTVLINPVITPLGAEEELGWEGCLSVPGLRGEVPRHGRIRYQGFDPFGQAIDRTVSGFHARVAQHECDHLIGRLYPSRIRDFSRFGFTDVLFPEASGED, from the coding sequence ATGACCGTCCGAGCCATTCTCCGCATGGGAGATCCTATCCTGACGCAACTGGCCGCCCCGGTGTTGCGTTTCGATACGCCGGAGCTTCGCCAGTTGCTCGACGACATGTTCGAGACCATGCGTGCGGCTGACGGCGTTGGCCTCGCCGCGCCGCAAATCGGCGTCGGCTTGCAGGTGGTGATTTTCGGTTTCGAGACGAGCGAACGTTACCCGGATGCCGAGTCGGTTCCGCAAACCGTTCTGATCAACCCGGTGATCACGCCGCTCGGCGCCGAGGAAGAGCTGGGCTGGGAAGGCTGTCTGTCGGTGCCCGGTCTGCGCGGCGAGGTCCCCCGTCACGGCCGCATTCGTTACCAGGGTTTCGATCCGTTCGGCCAGGCGATCGACCGGACGGTCAGTGGTTTTCATGCGCGGGTGGCGCAGCACGAATGCGACCATCTGATCGGTCGGCTTTACCCCTCGCGCATCCGCGATTTCTCACGCTTTGGTTTTACCGACGTGCTGTTCCCGGAAGCTTCCGGCGAGGACTGA
- a CDS encoding YkgJ family cysteine cluster protein, translating into MTTDSQKIRFFRRHIPSFACLPGCHDCCGPVTTSSEEMARLPVKSRAVHEAALADLSCPHLGEEGCQVYAERPLICRLFGTTPGLPCPHGRRPEVMTDRRIEQQIHHFFAATRQVLV; encoded by the coding sequence GTGACCACAGACAGCCAGAAGATCAGGTTTTTCCGCCGACATATTCCGTCGTTCGCCTGCCTGCCGGGGTGTCACGATTGCTGTGGGCCGGTGACCACCTCCAGCGAAGAGATGGCCCGCTTGCCGGTCAAGAGCCGTGCCGTTCATGAGGCGGCGCTGGCCGATCTGAGCTGTCCGCACCTGGGCGAAGAGGGCTGCCAGGTTTATGCGGAACGCCCGCTGATCTGCCGGCTGTTTGGCACCACCCCCGGGCTGCCTTGTCCGCATGGCCGAAGGCCGGAGGTGATGACCGATCGTCGAATCGAACAGCAGATTCACCATTTTTTCGCCGCCACGCGCCAAGTGCTGGTCTGA
- a CDS encoding YbfB/YjiJ family MFS transporter — MSPQRERIKVLGAGIFSLILVLGVARFSYTPLLPLMQQQAGLGVAAAGWLAALNYAGYLSGALLASLISDLVLKDRLYRIGMVLAVLSTVVMGLTDNVIVWALSRFLAGLSSAAGMLFGTGLILNWLIRHNHRSELGIHFSGIGIGIAGCAAAVGLMSHWLDWREQWFAFSAIGCLLLVPALRWLPAPDRSPLTKSGQKMEDNPPSPTFMRLFMAAYFCAGFGYVVSATFIVAIINQLPGLAGQGNLVFLAIGIGAAPACINWDFIARRTGDLNALILAAVLQIIGILLPVMLGGLLASLFGALLFGGTFIGMVSLVLSMAGRYYPTRPAKMMGKMTLSYGAAQIIGPAFTGWLAVRLGSYAVGLYVAAAVMVVGTALLLLLKLVEKSEAAESAAILAVCPENMGISAQGNQ; from the coding sequence ATGAGCCCACAGAGAGAACGCATCAAGGTGCTCGGCGCCGGTATCTTCAGCCTGATTCTGGTGCTTGGCGTCGCCCGTTTTTCCTACACGCCGCTGCTGCCGCTGATGCAGCAGCAGGCAGGGCTGGGCGTCGCTGCCGCCGGCTGGCTGGCGGCGCTGAACTACGCCGGTTATCTGAGCGGCGCCTTGCTCGCCTCGCTGATCAGCGATCTGGTACTGAAGGATCGCCTGTACCGGATTGGCATGGTGCTGGCGGTGCTCAGCACGGTTGTCATGGGCCTGACCGATAACGTCATCGTCTGGGCGCTGTCCCGTTTCCTCGCCGGTTTGAGCAGTGCGGCCGGGATGTTGTTCGGCACCGGCCTGATCCTCAACTGGCTGATCCGCCACAATCATCGCAGCGAACTGGGCATCCATTTTTCCGGTATCGGCATCGGCATCGCCGGCTGCGCGGCGGCGGTCGGCCTGATGAGCCACTGGCTGGACTGGCGCGAGCAATGGTTCGCCTTCTCGGCGATCGGCTGTCTGCTGCTCGTTCCGGCGCTGCGCTGGCTGCCGGCGCCGGACCGCAGTCCGCTGACCAAGAGCGGGCAAAAGATGGAAGACAATCCGCCCAGCCCGACTTTCATGCGTCTATTCATGGCCGCCTATTTTTGCGCCGGTTTCGGCTATGTGGTCAGCGCGACCTTCATCGTCGCCATCATCAATCAACTGCCGGGGCTGGCCGGGCAGGGCAATCTTGTCTTTCTCGCCATCGGTATCGGGGCGGCGCCAGCCTGCATCAATTGGGATTTCATCGCCCGGCGAACCGGCGATCTCAATGCGCTGATCCTCGCCGCCGTGCTGCAGATCATCGGCATCCTGCTACCGGTCATGCTCGGCGGCCTGCTGGCTTCGCTGTTCGGCGCACTGCTCTTCGGCGGCACCTTCATCGGCATGGTCAGTCTGGTCTTGAGCATGGCCGGTCGCTACTATCCGACGCGCCCGGCCAAGATGATGGGCAAGATGACCCTTTCCTACGGGGCCGCCCAGATCATCGGGCCGGCCTTCACCGGCTGGCTCGCTGTGCGTCTGGGCAGTTACGCGGTCGGCCTCTACGTCGCGGCGGCGGTGATGGTGGTCGGTACTGCGCTGCTGTTGCTGCTGAAGCTTGTCGAAAAGAGCGAAGCGGCCGAAAGCGCTGCTATTCTTGCGGTGTGCCCCGAGAACATGGGGATCTCCGCGCAAGGTAATCAGTGA
- a CDS encoding LysR substrate-binding domain-containing protein, with amino-acid sequence MELIALHTFRTVVEEGGILAASRKLNTVQSNVTSRIRRLEEELGAELFFRKGRGLELAPSGRVLLDYARRMLLLERQTSAAVKQVGESAGELRIGAMETFAALHLPKALKAVRATHPRVELRVVTDTSAALAERVLAHKLDCAFIAGPVVHPALQFELLVIEELVQICAIGANPVVQPLILFREGCAYRARALAWQRAMGHAVADAMEFGTLEGILGCVSVGLGWTLMPRRVVEQSPHAADLVIETLPDDIAQVPTGMIYLRDAPPMNVLNTLAEAVAAAARPKN; translated from the coding sequence ATGGAATTGATCGCCCTGCACACCTTCCGCACGGTCGTCGAGGAAGGCGGCATCCTCGCCGCCTCGCGCAAGCTGAATACCGTGCAGTCCAACGTCACCAGCCGCATCCGCCGACTGGAAGAGGAACTCGGCGCCGAGTTGTTTTTCCGCAAGGGGCGCGGCCTGGAACTGGCCCCGTCCGGTCGCGTCTTGCTCGATTACGCGCGGCGCATGCTACTGCTTGAACGGCAGACCAGCGCCGCCGTCAAGCAGGTCGGCGAAAGCGCCGGCGAACTGCGCATCGGGGCGATGGAAACCTTTGCCGCACTGCACCTGCCGAAGGCGCTCAAGGCGGTGCGCGCGACGCATCCGCGGGTCGAACTGCGGGTCGTCACCGACACCAGCGCCGCGCTTGCCGAGCGGGTGCTGGCCCACAAGCTCGATTGCGCCTTCATCGCCGGGCCGGTCGTGCATCCGGCCTTGCAGTTCGAGTTGCTGGTGATCGAAGAGTTGGTCCAGATCTGCGCCATCGGGGCCAACCCGGTAGTGCAACCGCTGATCCTCTTCCGCGAAGGCTGCGCCTACCGCGCCCGCGCCCTCGCCTGGCAACGAGCGATGGGCCACGCCGTGGCCGATGCGATGGAGTTCGGCACCCTGGAAGGCATTCTCGGTTGCGTATCGGTCGGCCTCGGCTGGACCTTGATGCCACGCCGGGTAGTCGAGCAATCTCCGCATGCCGCCGACCTCGTCATCGAAACGCTGCCCGACGACATCGCTCAGGTGCCGACCGGCATGATCTACCTGCGCGATGCGCCGCCGATGAACGTTCTGAACACCCTGGCCGAAGCCGTGGCCGCCGCAGCCCGCCCGAAAAACTGA
- a CDS encoding GIY-YIG nuclease family protein yields MSNPKPWYLYLIECVDGSIYTGITVDVEARYAAHRNGSGARYTRSHVPARLLGFEVHPDRSTASQAEYRVKRLSATEKRRFAGTLMLPEITLP; encoded by the coding sequence ATGAGCAATCCAAAACCCTGGTATCTGTATTTGATCGAATGCGTGGACGGCAGCATCTACACCGGCATCACCGTCGACGTCGAGGCCCGCTACGCCGCCCACCGGAACGGCAGCGGAGCGCGCTACACGCGTTCGCACGTCCCGGCCAGACTGCTCGGATTTGAAGTCCACCCCGACCGGTCAACGGCGTCACAAGCCGAATACCGCGTCAAGCGGCTGAGCGCCACCGAAAAACGCCGCTTTGCCGGTACGCTGATGCTCCCGGAAATCACCCTGCCCTAA
- a CDS encoding HugZ family protein, translating to MQIAIASAIHLLHATPHAVLAAHSTQLPGYPYATAVPLVVDEAQRPLLLISSLAEHTKNLLADGRASLAVSETAPANIQNAARITLLGDFARCEPTAATVARYLRFQPDAGQYLQLDFMFFRMQVKRARFIGGIGKMGWLDSADWDQPNSITAEHEEELLAAAAALAAPGIRLLGIDCYGVDYLSAGNRQRRCFEAALSADELAKALPDLVRRL from the coding sequence ATGCAAATCGCCATCGCCTCCGCCATTCACCTGTTGCACGCGACACCCCACGCGGTGCTCGCTGCCCACTCGACGCAGTTGCCCGGTTACCCGTATGCCACGGCCGTGCCGCTGGTCGTTGACGAAGCGCAGCGACCGCTGCTGCTGATCAGCAGCCTGGCGGAACACACGAAGAATCTGCTGGCCGATGGCCGGGCGAGCCTCGCCGTCAGCGAGACCGCACCGGCAAATATCCAGAACGCGGCGCGCATCACGCTGCTCGGCGACTTCGCGCGATGCGAGCCGACCGCGGCGACCGTCGCCCGCTATCTGCGCTTTCAGCCGGATGCCGGGCAATATCTGCAGCTCGATTTCATGTTCTTCCGGATGCAGGTCAAACGGGCGAGGTTTATCGGCGGCATCGGCAAAATGGGCTGGCTGGATTCAGCCGACTGGGACCAGCCGAACAGCATTACCGCCGAGCACGAGGAAGAACTGCTGGCAGCCGCCGCTGCACTCGCCGCCCCGGGCATCCGCTTGCTCGGTATTGACTGCTACGGCGTCGACTATCTGTCGGCCGGCAACCGGCAACGGCGGTGCTTTGAGGCGGCGCTATCGGCGGATGAATTGGCCAAAGCGCTGCCCGACCTTGTCCGCCGCCTGTAA
- a CDS encoding GNAT family N-acetyltransferase, which produces MPPIAISTVTTAREIGRAAWERLAPPGHPFLNADFLDILERHETAGPPCGWQANHLIAKGRDGMVVGILPSYLKRNSHGDFIRDWSWAAAYEQLGKVYFPKLLSGLPHTPARGPRLLVGSGNDADGLRTSLVEAARHRVSANGLSSWHIALPADTDVDLLVSQGLLVSHDVQFHWRNRGFGDFDEFLGAFASARRRKVKAERRRIVDSGLRIEVRHGDEIDPAEWPALHQLYATTFDKFGNYAAFSPSCFAELAATLGRRMVVFIAREGAVPVAISICFRSDDTLYGRYWGTLGNYHSLHFELCFYQGIAYCLDHGLSTFEPGAGGEHKVARGFEPTLVRSCHWIEDERMRHLIGQHLARQKSAVLAYAEEAASHLPYRTEP; this is translated from the coding sequence ATGCCACCCATCGCCATCAGCACCGTCACCACCGCCCGGGAAATCGGACGCGCCGCCTGGGAGCGTCTTGCCCCGCCCGGCCACCCCTTTCTCAATGCCGATTTTCTCGACATTCTCGAACGCCACGAGACGGCTGGCCCGCCCTGTGGCTGGCAGGCCAATCACCTGATCGCCAAAGGCCGCGACGGCATGGTGGTCGGCATCCTGCCGAGCTACCTCAAGCGCAACTCGCATGGCGACTTCATCCGCGACTGGTCCTGGGCAGCCGCCTACGAGCAACTGGGCAAGGTCTATTTCCCGAAACTGCTGAGCGGCCTGCCGCACACCCCGGCACGCGGCCCACGCCTGCTGGTCGGTTCGGGGAACGATGCCGATGGGCTTCGCACAAGCCTGGTCGAGGCCGCCAGACACCGCGTCTCGGCCAACGGATTGTCCTCCTGGCACATCGCCTTGCCGGCCGACACCGACGTCGATCTGCTCGTTTCGCAAGGCCTGCTGGTCAGTCACGATGTCCAGTTCCATTGGCGAAATCGCGGGTTCGGTGATTTCGACGAGTTCCTCGGCGCCTTTGCCTCGGCGCGCCGCCGCAAGGTCAAGGCGGAACGCCGGCGGATCGTCGACAGCGGTCTGCGCATCGAAGTCCGGCACGGCGATGAAATCGATCCCGCCGAGTGGCCCGCCCTCCACCAACTCTATGCCACGACGTTCGACAAGTTCGGCAATTACGCAGCCTTTTCCCCGTCCTGCTTTGCTGAGCTGGCGGCCACACTAGGCCGCCGGATGGTCGTCTTCATCGCGCGCGAAGGGGCGGTGCCAGTCGCCATTTCGATTTGCTTCCGCAGCGACGACACGCTGTACGGCCGCTACTGGGGCACCCTGGGCAATTACCACAGCCTGCACTTTGAACTGTGTTTTTACCAGGGCATTGCCTATTGCCTGGACCATGGACTATCGACCTTCGAGCCCGGCGCCGGCGGCGAGCACAAGGTGGCACGCGGCTTCGAACCGACGCTGGTCCGCTCGTGCCACTGGATAGAGGACGAGCGGATGCGCCACCTGATCGGCCAACACCTGGCGCGACAGAAATCCGCGGTTCTCGCCTATGCCGAGGAAGCAGCCAGTCACCTGCCGTATCGCACCGAGCCATGA
- the moaA gene encoding GTP 3',8-cyclase MoaA: MPVIDPAGQKHPEGTLVDKYGRRISYVRLSITDRCDFRCTYCMAEEMTFLPRNEVMSLEECLRVATVFVGLGVNKLRITGGEPLVRKDAMWLIERLGALPGLDNLVLTTNGSQLDRFARPLRQAGVKRINISLDTLNAERFRKITRIGDLNKVLKGIEAARSAGFRRTKLNVVMMRGTNDDEFVDLVQFALDNELDISFIEEMPLGEIHGRNTTYISSEETREQLARRFELIPSTENSGGPARYWRTPGSESRIGFISPHSHNFCDSCNRVRITAKGELYPCLGQNDAAHLLPVLRTDNDNAALRQAIVDSMGIKPYGHDFTKQMDAPQVVRFMSMTGG, from the coding sequence ATGCCGGTCATCGACCCGGCTGGGCAAAAGCACCCGGAAGGCACGCTGGTCGACAAGTACGGGCGACGGATCAGCTACGTCCGGCTGTCGATTACCGATCGCTGCGACTTCCGGTGCACCTACTGCATGGCCGAGGAAATGACGTTTCTGCCGCGCAATGAAGTGATGAGCCTGGAAGAGTGCCTGCGCGTCGCCACGGTTTTCGTCGGACTGGGCGTCAACAAGCTGCGCATTACCGGCGGCGAGCCGCTGGTGCGCAAGGACGCGATGTGGCTGATCGAGCGCCTGGGCGCCCTGCCCGGCCTCGATAATCTGGTGCTGACCACCAACGGTTCGCAACTCGACCGTTTCGCTCGTCCGCTGCGCCAAGCCGGCGTCAAGCGCATCAACATCAGCCTCGACACGCTCAACGCCGAGCGTTTCCGGAAAATCACCCGGATCGGCGACCTGAACAAGGTCCTGAAAGGCATAGAAGCCGCCCGCAGCGCCGGTTTTCGTCGGACCAAACTGAATGTGGTGATGATGCGCGGCACCAATGACGACGAGTTCGTCGATCTGGTTCAATTTGCGCTCGATAACGAACTGGACATTTCCTTCATCGAGGAAATGCCGCTCGGCGAAATTCATGGCCGCAACACCACCTACATTTCCTCGGAAGAAACCCGCGAGCAGTTGGCTCGGCGCTTCGAGCTGATTCCGTCGACCGAAAACTCGGGCGGCCCGGCGCGTTACTGGCGCACACCCGGCTCGGAGTCACGGATCGGCTTCATTTCACCGCACAGCCACAATTTCTGCGACTCCTGCAACCGCGTGCGAATCACCGCCAAGGGCGAGCTCTACCCCTGCCTTGGCCAGAACGATGCCGCACACCTTCTGCCGGTGCTCCGCACCGACAACGACAACGCTGCCTTGCGCCAGGCGATTGTCGACAGCATGGGCATTAAACCCTACGGTCACGACTTCACAAAGCAGATGGACGCACCGCAGGTCGTGCGCTTCATGTCGATGACCGGCGGCTGA
- a CDS encoding putative bifunctional diguanylate cyclase/phosphodiesterase, translating to MAGTLLVPGIPFIALLLIAGSAAAWLAYVEWREFRSISRAYDMAMLAAHDGFWEWDPVTKALHVGTRLLEILGYDEDFLADTDGWLKLVHPDDRAAYNSAVAEHLKGKTVFFYCEYRVLAKDGTYRWIASRGLAVRDRHGKAYQMVGSVTDITERRTHQEEMEFLAQHDVLTGLPNRLLFSQQLHNAIVKAKERSCKLAVLFIDLDRFKNINDTLGHRAGDQLLQLVALRLKQEMPANCCLYRQGGDEFIVLINPISDANVAVDTALIFKEQITAPFLCGETDFFTSASIGISIFPEDAGDGETLLRHADTAMYEAKAAGGNAIRSHTPLMNQRVTFRMSLETRLRRALQEQQLELYFQPQVDTQTGQLVGAEALLRWHDGESQIPPDHFIPVAEECGLIVPIGDWVIEQAVAQINAWREQFGEIPPIAINLSPRQFWRPSVSQFILEKLQAAGLPSSALEVEITESVLLDAEGGSIEQLRHLRAAGITIALDDFGTGYSSLSYLQRLPIGTLKIDRSFINDLVLDDGSAGSDPLVRAIIAMAKSLSLRVVAEGVETVPQHRRLKTLGCDVLQGYLISRPLPAAEFAAKFLVHRSKVNTSLEYGPQG from the coding sequence TTGGCCGGCACACTGCTCGTACCGGGTATACCGTTTATCGCGCTGTTGCTCATCGCCGGTAGCGCTGCTGCCTGGCTCGCTTATGTGGAATGGCGCGAATTTCGCTCGATCAGCCGCGCGTACGACATGGCCATGCTGGCGGCCCATGATGGATTCTGGGAATGGGATCCGGTCACCAAGGCGCTGCATGTCGGCACCCGGCTGCTGGAAATTCTCGGTTATGACGAGGACTTTCTGGCGGACACCGATGGCTGGCTGAAGCTGGTCCATCCCGATGATCGTGCCGCCTACAACAGCGCAGTGGCCGAACACCTCAAAGGGAAAACAGTTTTTTTCTACTGCGAATACCGGGTGCTGGCGAAAGACGGCACTTACCGCTGGATCGCCTCGCGTGGTTTGGCGGTGCGCGACCGGCATGGCAAGGCTTATCAGATGGTCGGCTCGGTGACCGACATCACCGAGCGCCGTACGCACCAGGAGGAAATGGAGTTTCTCGCCCAACACGACGTACTGACCGGCCTGCCCAATCGCCTCCTTTTTTCTCAACAGTTGCACAACGCCATCGTGAAGGCCAAGGAGCGCAGTTGCAAACTCGCCGTCCTCTTCATCGATCTGGATCGCTTCAAGAATATCAACGACACGCTGGGTCATCGCGCCGGCGACCAGTTGCTGCAGCTTGTTGCACTGCGTCTCAAGCAGGAGATGCCGGCCAATTGCTGCCTCTATCGCCAGGGCGGCGACGAGTTCATCGTCCTGATAAATCCGATCAGCGATGCCAACGTAGCGGTCGACACGGCTTTGATATTCAAGGAACAGATCACGGCGCCCTTTCTCTGCGGTGAAACCGATTTTTTTACCAGCGCCAGCATCGGCATCAGCATCTTTCCTGAAGATGCCGGCGATGGGGAGACGCTGCTTCGGCATGCCGATACCGCGATGTACGAGGCGAAGGCGGCGGGCGGGAATGCCATACGCTCGCATACCCCGCTGATGAACCAGCGGGTAACCTTCCGTATGTCTCTCGAAACGCGCCTGCGTCGTGCCTTGCAGGAGCAACAACTCGAGCTTTATTTCCAACCCCAGGTTGATACCCAGACCGGCCAGCTCGTCGGCGCCGAAGCTTTGCTTCGTTGGCACGACGGCGAGAGCCAGATTCCGCCCGATCACTTCATTCCGGTTGCCGAAGAATGCGGCTTGATCGTACCGATCGGCGATTGGGTCATCGAGCAGGCGGTCGCCCAGATCAACGCGTGGCGAGAACAGTTTGGCGAGATTCCGCCGATTGCCATCAACCTGTCGCCGCGCCAGTTCTGGCGCCCTTCGGTATCCCAATTCATTCTGGAAAAACTTCAGGCAGCAGGCTTGCCCAGCAGTGCGCTCGAGGTGGAAATCACCGAGTCGGTCCTGCTCGATGCGGAAGGAGGCTCCATCGAACAGTTGCGCCACCTGCGTGCGGCGGGTATCACGATTGCGCTGGATGACTTCGGCACCGGTTATTCGTCGCTCTCCTATCTGCAACGCCTACCCATCGGCACACTGAAGATCGACCGTTCCTTCATTAATGACTTGGTTCTCGACGATGGCTCGGCAGGCAGTGACCCGCTGGTCCGGGCCATCATTGCCATGGCAAAAAGCCTGTCTCTCCGGGTAGTTGCCGAAGGCGTCGAAACGGTGCCCCAGCATCGCCGCCTGAAGACCCTCGGCTGTGATGTTTTGCAGGGCTATCTGATCAGTCGTCCGTTACCGGCGGCTGAATTTGCTGCCAAATTCCTCGTCCACCGCAGCAAGGTGAATACATCCCTTGAATACGGCCCTCAGGGATAA